A window of Longispora fulva contains these coding sequences:
- a CDS encoding FAD-dependent oxidoreductase, protein MARRLEGEPVSLWVATAGGTDYPPLVGEVEVDVAVIGGGIAGLTTALALKRTGRTVAVLEAARVGTGVTGHTTGKVTALHRLVYTELRASHNENTARVYAAANQSAVGHVAQVVADEGIDCDLRRVANYTYAESKDAVTAVRAEAELAARLGLPAEFTTDVPLPFAVRGAVRCADQAQLHAVRYLQGLAHAVHGDGSAVYEETVADKPHDGTPCVVAAGRGTVRCRAVVVATNLPYGGQGLFETRCHPHRSYLVAGRVDGPPLDGTFISADEPMRSILSAVVDGATWLLAGGEGHRVSRGGDAAERYGHLAAFAHDRLGVPTIGHRWSTQDGIPLDGLPYVGLMSPTAHHVYVITGLRKWGLTNGTAAALIVTDAVNGRDNPWAKVFNSNRITPVASAARFVTENVRTAVATLGSRFRGHAGTGAPAPGEGAVTEVDGEKVAVYTDEEGRRHALSAVCTHLGCTVEFNAADTTWDCPCHGSRFGTDGHVLQGPATRSLPARE, encoded by the coding sequence ATGGCGCGACGGCTCGAAGGCGAACCGGTCTCCCTCTGGGTGGCCACCGCCGGCGGCACGGACTATCCGCCGCTGGTCGGCGAGGTCGAGGTCGACGTCGCCGTCATCGGCGGCGGGATCGCCGGCCTGACCACCGCGCTGGCCCTCAAACGCACCGGCCGCACCGTCGCGGTCCTGGAGGCCGCCCGGGTCGGCACCGGCGTCACCGGACACACCACCGGCAAGGTCACCGCCCTGCACCGGCTCGTCTACACCGAACTGCGCGCCAGCCACAACGAGAACACCGCCCGGGTGTACGCGGCGGCCAACCAGTCCGCCGTCGGACACGTCGCCCAGGTGGTGGCCGACGAGGGCATCGACTGTGACCTGCGCCGGGTGGCCAACTACACCTACGCGGAGTCCAAGGACGCCGTCACGGCCGTGCGCGCGGAGGCGGAGCTGGCCGCCCGGCTCGGACTGCCGGCGGAGTTCACCACCGACGTGCCGCTCCCGTTCGCCGTCCGGGGCGCGGTGCGGTGCGCCGACCAGGCCCAGCTGCACGCGGTGAGGTACCTGCAGGGGCTCGCCCACGCGGTGCACGGCGACGGCAGCGCGGTGTACGAGGAGACCGTGGCGGACAAGCCGCACGACGGTACCCCCTGCGTGGTCGCGGCCGGGCGGGGCACGGTCCGGTGCCGCGCGGTCGTCGTGGCCACCAACCTGCCCTACGGCGGGCAGGGGCTGTTCGAGACCCGCTGCCACCCGCACCGCTCCTACCTGGTCGCCGGCCGGGTCGACGGACCGCCGCTGGACGGAACGTTCATCAGCGCCGACGAGCCGATGCGCTCGATCCTGTCCGCCGTGGTCGACGGCGCGACGTGGCTGCTCGCCGGCGGGGAGGGCCACCGGGTGTCGCGGGGCGGGGACGCCGCCGAACGGTACGGCCACCTGGCGGCCTTCGCGCACGACCGGCTGGGCGTGCCGACGATCGGCCACCGGTGGTCGACCCAGGACGGCATCCCGCTCGACGGCCTGCCCTACGTCGGCCTGATGAGCCCGACGGCACACCACGTGTACGTCATCACCGGGCTGCGCAAGTGGGGGCTGACCAACGGCACGGCGGCAGCCCTGATCGTCACTGATGCCGTCAACGGCCGGGACAACCCGTGGGCGAAGGTGTTCAACAGCAACCGGATCACCCCGGTGGCCAGCGCCGCGCGGTTCGTGACGGAGAACGTCCGCACCGCCGTCGCGACGCTGGGCAGCAGGTTCCGCGGCCATGCCGGCACCGGCGCGCCCGCGCCGGGCGAGGGGGCCGTGACCGAGGTGGACGGGGAGAAGGTCGCGGTCTACACCGACGAGGAGGGCCGGCGGCACGCCCTGTCGGCGGTCTGCACCCACCTCGGGTGCACGGTCGAGTTCAACGCCGCCGACACCACCTGGGACTGCCCGTGCCACGGTTCCCGGTTCGGCACCGACGGGCACGTACTGCAGGGTCCGGCCACCCGGAGCCTGCCCGCGCGTGAGTAA
- a CDS encoding YihY/virulence factor BrkB family protein has product MRWWIQLHGHGRVRHLVRALGRYSDTSAGLLAAGVTYYSFFAVLALTVFGLAMAGVLFGDVPQVRDAVREFVVANLPRVQVDGLLAASGRVGAIAMAGFVLAGLWWVESTRSSIRAIWRLPRDPGSIPVRYALDLAVLAGLGVLLAVSLGVQFGTNALLRALVPHAAGWASAGLAVILGVAVNAVLAAALLVGVPRLRMTPGRVAGPALIVAVGLEGLKTVGRLYVGATVANPAYQVMAGSVGLLVFLYLLNQLLFLAAALTATSDTGAVYDLGCRRRARAEVSAARS; this is encoded by the coding sequence ATGCGATGGTGGATTCAGCTTCATGGGCACGGTCGGGTCAGGCACCTGGTCCGGGCGCTCGGCCGCTACAGCGACACCTCGGCCGGCCTGCTCGCCGCCGGAGTCACCTACTACTCCTTCTTCGCGGTACTGGCCCTGACGGTGTTCGGCCTGGCCATGGCCGGCGTGCTGTTCGGCGACGTGCCGCAGGTCCGCGACGCCGTGCGCGAGTTCGTCGTCGCGAACCTGCCCCGGGTGCAGGTCGACGGACTCCTGGCGGCCAGCGGCCGGGTCGGCGCGATCGCGATGGCCGGCTTCGTGCTGGCCGGCCTGTGGTGGGTGGAGAGCACCCGCTCCTCGATCCGTGCGATCTGGCGGCTGCCGCGCGACCCCGGCAGCATCCCCGTCCGGTACGCGCTGGACCTGGCCGTCCTCGCCGGCCTCGGAGTACTGCTGGCGGTGTCCCTGGGCGTGCAGTTCGGCACCAACGCGCTGCTGCGGGCATTGGTCCCGCACGCCGCCGGCTGGGCGTCCGCCGGCCTGGCGGTGATCCTCGGGGTGGCCGTCAACGCGGTCCTCGCCGCGGCGCTGCTCGTCGGAGTCCCCCGGCTGCGGATGACCCCTGGCCGGGTGGCCGGGCCCGCGCTGATCGTGGCCGTGGGGCTGGAGGGCCTCAAGACGGTCGGTCGGCTGTACGTCGGTGCCACCGTGGCGAACCCCGCGTACCAGGTGATGGCCGGGTCGGTGGGGCTGCTGGTGTTCCTGTACCTGCTCAACCAGCTACTGTTCCTCGCCGCCGCCCTGACCGCGACCAGCGACACCGGCGCCGTGTACGACCTGGGCTGCCGGCGCCGGGCACGCGCCGAGGTCAGCGCAGCGCGTAGCTGA